From a region of the Bdellovibrio sp. ArHS genome:
- the sucC gene encoding ADP-forming succinate--CoA ligase subunit beta: MNIHEYQAKEILRKFGVATLKGKVAHSPEEAVAAAKEIGGNLWVVKAQIHAGGRGKGGGVKIAKTLQEVEDLTKKMIGMTLVTHQTGPEGKVVQKVFIEQGCNIAKEYYVACLIDRATGRAAMMASSEGGMDIEEVAEKHPEAIIKVDIDPTVGLMPFQARQLAFKIGMAPEIVNKAVKFFQGLYNAFVTTDCSIAEINPLVVTKEGEVLCLDAKMNFDSNALFRHQDIVELRDLNEEEPSEIEASKYDLAFIKLDGNIGCLVNGAGLAMATLDIIKLHGASPANFLDVGGGANKEKVTAAFKIILKDPNVKGILVNIFGGIMKCDIIAEGVIAASKELGLKVPLVCRLEGTNVELGKKMLRESGLNITPADDLTDAAKKIVAAVKG; encoded by the coding sequence ATGAATATTCATGAGTATCAGGCCAAAGAGATTCTCAGAAAATTTGGCGTAGCGACTTTAAAGGGTAAAGTCGCACACTCACCTGAAGAGGCAGTAGCTGCTGCAAAAGAAATCGGTGGAAATCTTTGGGTTGTCAAAGCTCAGATTCACGCTGGCGGCCGCGGTAAAGGCGGCGGCGTTAAGATCGCTAAGACTTTGCAAGAAGTTGAAGATCTAACTAAAAAAATGATCGGCATGACTTTGGTGACTCACCAAACGGGTCCTGAAGGTAAAGTTGTTCAAAAAGTTTTCATCGAACAGGGTTGCAACATTGCCAAAGAATACTATGTGGCGTGTTTGATCGACCGTGCAACAGGAAGAGCCGCCATGATGGCTTCTTCTGAAGGCGGCATGGACATCGAGGAAGTTGCGGAAAAACATCCGGAAGCGATCATCAAAGTTGATATCGATCCGACTGTGGGCTTGATGCCTTTCCAAGCTCGCCAATTGGCTTTCAAAATCGGCATGGCTCCGGAAATCGTGAATAAAGCAGTTAAATTCTTCCAAGGCCTTTATAACGCTTTCGTGACGACAGATTGCTCGATTGCGGAAATCAATCCTCTTGTTGTGACTAAAGAAGGCGAAGTTCTTTGTTTGGACGCAAAGATGAACTTCGATTCCAACGCCCTTTTCAGACATCAAGACATCGTAGAACTTCGTGACTTGAATGAAGAAGAACCTTCTGAAATCGAAGCATCCAAATACGACCTAGCGTTCATCAAGCTTGATGGCAACATCGGCTGCCTTGTGAACGGTGCGGGCCTGGCGATGGCCACTCTGGATATCATCAAGCTTCACGGCGCTTCTCCAGCGAACTTCTTGGATGTCGGCGGCGGTGCCAACAAAGAAAAAGTGACTGCGGCTTTCAAAATCATTCTTAAAGATCCGAACGTAAAGGGAATCTTGGTCAATATCTTCGGTGGTATCATGAAATGCGACATCATTGCGGAAGGTGTGATCGCGGCTTCTAAAGAGTTGGGTTTGAAAGTTCCTCTTGTGTGCCGTCTTGAAGGTACAAACGTAGAACTTGGTAAAAAAATGTTGAGAGAAAGCGGATTGAATATCACTCCTGCTGACGACCTCACAGATGCAGCTAAAAAGATCGTTGCTGCGGTAAAAGGATAA
- the mdh gene encoding malate dehydrogenase, translating to MAHKRNKIAVIGAGFVGSTTAHWAAQKELGDVVILDINEGAAIGKALDLAQAGPIEMFDTKIKGTNKYEDIADSDVVIITAGMPRKPGMSRDELVGINAKIVKDVCEGVKKYAPNSFVIVVCNPMDVMAVYAKQILGFPRERVLGMGGCLDSARFRAFIAEELNVSVKDVTGIVIGNHGDAMMPLVRQASVSGIPLTELLPADKIAAIVARTKQAGAEIGGHLKTGSAYYAPSRGAVEMAEAILKDQKRVLPVAVELTGEFGVNEGLMVGVLATIGGKGIEKVHKFEMNSAEQEEFKKSVDAVRTLVSALKNVQ from the coding sequence ATGGCTCACAAAAGAAATAAAATTGCCGTTATCGGCGCAGGTTTCGTTGGTTCAACTACTGCTCACTGGGCAGCTCAAAAAGAACTTGGCGATGTTGTCATCTTGGACATCAATGAAGGTGCAGCCATTGGTAAAGCTTTGGATCTAGCGCAAGCCGGTCCAATTGAAATGTTTGATACAAAAATCAAAGGCACTAACAAGTACGAAGATATCGCAGATTCTGATGTTGTTATCATCACTGCCGGTATGCCACGCAAACCGGGCATGAGCCGCGATGAGCTTGTGGGTATCAATGCGAAAATCGTAAAAGATGTTTGTGAAGGCGTGAAAAAGTACGCACCAAATTCTTTTGTGATCGTGGTTTGTAACCCTATGGACGTTATGGCCGTTTACGCAAAACAAATCCTGGGCTTCCCTCGTGAGCGCGTCCTTGGCATGGGCGGTTGCTTGGATTCAGCACGTTTCCGTGCCTTCATCGCAGAAGAATTGAATGTCTCTGTCAAAGACGTCACTGGTATCGTTATCGGCAATCACGGTGATGCGATGATGCCTCTTGTTCGCCAAGCTTCTGTTTCTGGTATTCCTCTTACAGAGCTTCTTCCGGCTGATAAAATCGCAGCGATCGTGGCAAGAACTAAACAAGCGGGCGCGGAAATCGGCGGTCACTTGAAAACAGGTTCTGCTTACTACGCTCCTTCTCGTGGTGCAGTTGAAATGGCAGAAGCTATCCTTAAAGACCAAAAACGAGTTCTTCCAGTTGCAGTCGAGTTGACTGGTGAGTTCGGCGTGAATGAAGGCTTGATGGTCGGTGTTCTTGCGACCATCGGTGGCAAAGGTATCGAAAAAGTTCACAAGTTCGAAATGAACTCTGCGGAACAAGAAGAATTCAAAAAATCAGTAGACGCGGTTCGCACACTTGTGTCTGCTCTTAAAAACGTACAGTAA
- a CDS encoding ABC transporter ATP-binding protein, protein MSMIRLQDIKVAFDNHVVLGNVSLDIMAGECFVIVGPSGQGKTTLLKTMSGLITPQNGKVFIEQNDWATLGSKQRLPVLKRMGILFQKNALFDSLTCVENICFPLRETTKLTDWEITKKAEYFLDAVGIPHARDLYPDEISGGMQKRLGIARALALDPEIIFYDDPTAGLDPITSKKIIELILKLKMEKKSTVVAITNDMNRAYQMADRIGVVVDQQLIITGTPEQTQNHPDPRVHQFVRGLLEGPLTAMN, encoded by the coding sequence ATGAGTATGATCCGCCTGCAAGATATCAAGGTCGCCTTCGACAACCACGTGGTGTTAGGCAATGTGAGTCTTGATATTATGGCCGGTGAATGTTTCGTTATTGTCGGCCCTAGTGGGCAAGGAAAAACCACCCTTCTGAAAACCATGTCAGGGCTGATAACCCCTCAAAATGGCAAAGTTTTTATTGAACAAAACGACTGGGCAACGCTTGGCAGCAAACAGCGCCTTCCGGTGCTTAAAAGAATGGGAATTTTATTTCAAAAGAACGCGCTGTTTGATTCCCTTACCTGTGTCGAAAACATCTGTTTTCCTTTGCGGGAAACGACGAAGCTGACCGATTGGGAAATTACAAAAAAAGCAGAATACTTTTTGGACGCCGTGGGAATTCCCCATGCACGCGATTTGTACCCTGACGAAATCAGTGGCGGGATGCAAAAACGCCTCGGAATTGCTAGAGCGCTCGCTCTAGATCCCGAAATTATTTTTTATGACGATCCCACCGCCGGTCTAGATCCAATCACGTCAAAAAAGATCATTGAACTTATTCTTAAATTAAAAATGGAAAAAAAATCGACGGTCGTCGCAATCACAAATGACATGAATCGAGCTTATCAAATGGCAGATCGAATCGGTGTCGTGGTTGATCAGCAGTTGATTATCACCGGAACTCCTGAACAAACACAGAACCATCCGGACCCGCGCGTTCATCAATTTGTCCGAGGCTTACTTGAAGGGCCACTGACGGCGATGAACTGA
- a CDS encoding DUF2784 domain-containing protein gives MINEYGADFVLYCHFLYVFTILIPIPLIVIGGWLDWKWVRNLWLRRIHLAMIGIVVVESVFGIACPLTVWEEHLRGVVDEPTHYESGFVAQWISKILFQDFEPWVFITIYLLGAAVITGLYLKVPPQKPHY, from the coding sequence ATGATCAACGAATACGGAGCTGACTTCGTTCTTTATTGCCACTTTCTTTATGTTTTTACCATTCTTATTCCAATTCCCCTGATAGTTATTGGTGGATGGTTGGATTGGAAATGGGTGCGAAATCTTTGGCTTCGTCGGATTCATCTGGCGATGATTGGAATTGTCGTCGTCGAGTCAGTATTTGGGATCGCATGTCCGTTGACGGTCTGGGAAGAACATCTGCGAGGGGTGGTCGACGAGCCGACGCACTACGAGTCGGGCTTTGTGGCGCAGTGGATTTCGAAGATTCTATTTCAAGACTTCGAGCCCTGGGTTTTCATAACTATATACCTATTGGGTGCGGCGGTGATTACCGGACTTTATTTAAAAGTCCCGCCTCAGAAGCCCCACTACTAA
- a CDS encoding ABC transporter ATP-binding protein: protein MLNGLSLKIREGEIIFILGTSGTGKSVLLKNLVGLLTPDEGEIWIDDEEVSKFTEEQYLPVRKKCGMVFQHPALFDSLTVFENVAFGLRRHYNLDEATIKEKVTKALRLVNLQGIEQKTPAQISYGMQKRVSLARTVALEPRVLLFDEPTTGLDPVTTTAVNQLILDLSRTLKTTSLVVSHDMNCALTIADRIVVLDKGSIVAQGTPEELKKSDHPLVKDFLSEVLSA, encoded by the coding sequence GTGCTTAACGGATTAAGTCTCAAAATCCGCGAGGGAGAGATCATTTTTATTTTGGGGACATCGGGGACAGGTAAGTCCGTCCTACTTAAGAATCTGGTCGGTCTTTTAACGCCTGATGAAGGTGAAATCTGGATTGATGACGAAGAAGTATCTAAATTTACGGAAGAACAATATCTTCCCGTCCGCAAAAAATGCGGCATGGTCTTTCAGCATCCCGCTTTGTTCGATTCTCTAACTGTTTTTGAAAACGTCGCTTTCGGACTTCGTCGTCATTACAATCTTGATGAGGCGACAATCAAAGAAAAGGTGACGAAAGCTTTGCGACTGGTCAACCTGCAAGGTATCGAGCAGAAAACTCCGGCACAGATTTCCTACGGAATGCAAAAGCGGGTCAGTTTAGCGCGAACCGTGGCCCTAGAACCTAGAGTTCTACTTTTTGATGAGCCCACGACCGGCCTTGATCCCGTGACAACCACAGCGGTGAATCAACTTATTTTGGATCTTTCACGAACTTTGAAAACCACTTCTTTGGTGGTCAGCCACGATATGAATTGTGCTTTAACCATTGCTGACCGCATTGTTGTTTTGGACAAGGGAAGTATTGTTGCCCAGGGAACTCCGGAAGAATTGAAAAAATCTGACCATCCACTAGTAAAAGACTTTCTATCTGAGGTTCTGAGCGCATGA
- a CDS encoding ABC transporter permease: protein MTLLISILDEVGGALLFLKKILESLVRKQIKTHEVFEQIWKVTADSFFTTAMAGFFVGAIMTVQFALQMKEFGALGYLGGLATSGTFREVGPLLIAFMLSGKVGAFTSAELGTMRVTEQIDAVRCLGADPIQEIIAPRFLGIIISSFFLLGGGLIMSVFGGMLMGYAFAGVNFEEYLRHVPMIVSPVSILSGVIKCGAFALVLATICTFKGFTTTGGAKGVGRAVVATSVSTMICIVVVDWMTSFLGEVILQMIRGYRS, encoded by the coding sequence ATGACTCTTCTGATTTCTATTCTGGATGAAGTCGGGGGAGCCCTTCTTTTTCTTAAAAAAATCCTGGAATCTTTAGTTCGCAAACAAATTAAAACGCACGAAGTTTTCGAGCAAATCTGGAAAGTCACGGCAGACAGCTTTTTTACCACCGCGATGGCGGGTTTTTTTGTCGGCGCCATAATGACGGTTCAGTTTGCCTTGCAAATGAAAGAGTTTGGCGCCCTGGGGTATCTTGGTGGACTTGCGACCAGCGGAACCTTTCGTGAAGTGGGTCCCTTATTAATTGCTTTCATGTTAAGTGGAAAAGTCGGTGCCTTTACATCGGCGGAACTTGGCACCATGCGTGTGACTGAACAAATCGATGCTGTTCGATGCTTAGGTGCTGATCCCATCCAGGAAATCATCGCGCCTCGTTTTCTGGGAATTATTATCTCTAGCTTCTTTCTTTTAGGTGGCGGCCTGATCATGTCCGTGTTTGGCGGAATGTTGATGGGCTATGCATTCGCCGGCGTCAATTTTGAAGAATATCTTCGTCATGTCCCGATGATTGTTAGTCCAGTTTCTATTTTAAGCGGCGTCATCAAGTGTGGGGCGTTTGCTCTTGTTTTGGCGACAATCTGCACCTTCAAGGGATTTACCACAACAGGAGGGGCGAAGGGCGTTGGCCGTGCCGTGGTTGCGACTTCTGTTAGCACGATGATCTGTATTGTCGTCGTCGACTGGATGACAAGCTTTCTAGGAGAGGTCATTTTACAAATGATTCGGGGGTATCGTTCATGA
- a CDS encoding ABC transporter permease produces MIALIAETMTGIFSPPFRRKEFFQQLYFVANKSLLIILFCVSFAAIVTILESSFHMKLVIQNDSMVPGFAALLILRELGAILTALLLTSRVGAGYASEVGTMQITEQVDAFKMLGIDPVNYLVVPRFLACVLGCMMLTIIANMTCIFSAMLVSQNYLGYTPSMFLTSMDRFVQFQDMVFAAIKGACFGGVIPIVACYFGFRCQQGAEGVGRATTNTVVVASIAIIVIDFILSYTFSYLY; encoded by the coding sequence ATGATCGCGTTGATCGCTGAAACCATGACCGGAATCTTCAGTCCGCCTTTTCGCCGGAAAGAGTTCTTTCAACAGCTTTATTTCGTGGCCAATAAAAGTCTTCTTATTATTCTGTTCTGCGTTTCATTTGCCGCCATTGTCACGATCCTAGAATCCTCTTTTCACATGAAATTGGTGATTCAAAATGATTCGATGGTGCCCGGATTTGCCGCGCTTCTGATTTTACGAGAATTAGGGGCAATCCTGACAGCTCTTCTTCTGACATCAAGAGTAGGAGCGGGATATGCTTCCGAAGTTGGCACGATGCAAATCACAGAACAGGTCGATGCCTTTAAAATGTTGGGTATTGATCCGGTAAACTATCTGGTGGTGCCGCGCTTTTTAGCCTGTGTTCTCGGCTGTATGATGTTGACGATTATTGCGAACATGACCTGCATTTTTTCGGCAATGCTCGTCAGTCAAAATTACTTGGGATACACGCCCTCGATGTTTTTGACTTCGATGGATCGATTTGTCCAGTTTCAAGATATGGTTTTCGCGGCAATCAAAGGGGCCTGTTTCGGTGGCGTGATCCCTATCGTGGCGTGCTATTTCGGCTTTCGCTGTCAACAAGGCGCAGAGGGTGTCGGCAGAGCGACGACGAATACAGTGGTCGTGGCTTCTATTGCAATTATTGTGATTGATTTTATTTTATCCTATACTTTTAGTTATCTTTATTAG
- a CDS encoding MlaD family protein: protein MKVETKVGLLALVSVALIVVFAYFMGFISPFTNAKELNVMFNYAGGIEEGSPVRVMGIKVGKVKAIHFDPAYKMASGEEVKLRLTITIDKKAWTSVRKDSKFFINLAGVIGEKFLEISPGSAEAGEFSSGDYVRGEDPPRIDQLISQSYGLAGKLIDLVEKNEGSVSNMIQQLDRLTTNFNKTLVLLDKTTKNQDVARLLDNAVKISDDMAYFTHNMRSKKAEETYDLVHKLLFRLEPLDGPAIKKFLQEEGVRARIF, encoded by the coding sequence ATGAAGGTTGAAACCAAGGTAGGTTTGCTGGCTCTTGTCTCTGTGGCGCTCATCGTAGTGTTCGCCTACTTTATGGGTTTTATTTCTCCTTTCACGAATGCGAAAGAACTCAATGTGATGTTTAACTATGCCGGCGGTATCGAAGAAGGATCTCCTGTCCGGGTTATGGGTATCAAAGTGGGCAAGGTAAAAGCGATTCACTTCGATCCAGCTTATAAAATGGCCAGCGGTGAAGAAGTTAAGCTGCGTTTGACCATCACCATTGATAAAAAGGCCTGGACCAGCGTCCGTAAAGATTCCAAATTTTTCATCAATCTTGCTGGGGTTATTGGGGAAAAGTTTCTGGAAATTTCCCCGGGAAGCGCGGAAGCGGGTGAATTTTCTTCGGGAGACTATGTTCGAGGGGAAGATCCTCCAAGAATTGATCAGTTGATCTCACAAAGCTACGGATTGGCAGGAAAGCTGATTGATTTGGTGGAAAAAAACGAAGGCTCCGTCAGCAATATGATTCAACAACTGGACAGATTGACGACAAACTTCAACAAAACACTGGTTCTTTTGGACAAAACCACCAAGAATCAGGATGTAGCAAGATTGCTTGATAACGCGGTCAAAATCAGCGATGACATGGCATATTTTACTCACAATATGAGATCTAAGAAAGCGGAAGAAACTTATGACTTAGTTCATAAGCTCCTTTTTAGATTGGAACCATTAGATGGTCCCGCGATAAAAAAGTTTCTTCAGGAAGAAGGCGTAAGAGCCCGGATTTTCTAG